The DNA region GCCGAGATCGGGCGTGATCTCGACATGCAGACGCCAGCCATCTTTCACGCTTTCCGTGCTGGAAGGGGAAAGGATCGTGCCGTCGGCGAGCTGCACCGGTTTGTTTTTGATCGGCCCCAAAACATCTTCCGGCAAACGGCGCGGCTCGCTCCACGTGCGACCGCCATCGGTCGAAGTGATGAGCATGCCCCACCACGTCTGCGGCGACGGCCCGACTTTGTAGAAGAGCATCAGCGGCGCATCCTTCGGCTGAAACAGCACCGGATTCCACGTCGGGTAACGCTTCCCCGCGTGCTGCACGCCGTCCGCCACCTGCACGCCGGGCGTCCACTTCCCGTTTTCAAAACGCGCCACGTAAATGCAGACGTCCGGATTCTTCTCGTTCGTCCCGCCAAACCACGCCGCCAGCAGTTCGCCGCTCGTCGTCTCCACGATCGTCGATGCATGGACACTTGGATACGCGCCGGTGTCATAGATGAACTGACTGCTCACAATCGCCGGATGCTGCGGCGCCGCGACGAGCGGACCGCTGAGCGTGGCGAGACAAGAGGCAAGGAGGGCGAGGGACTTTTTCATAAAATGACGAACGAGGATTCTACGAACGAACAGCGGCGCAACCCGCAGCGATCTTTCAACGCTGCGAAGTAAACGCGTAGGAACCGGACTCGACTTGATAGAGCGCGTGATCGCCTTCGCGACGCAGGAATTTAACGCCGGGCCGATCGGCAGCGGCTTTACCGCCTTCGAAAACGTCCGCGCCATCGCGTGCAGGCACGAAGACCGTCGCGGTGGCATTCGCGGGCACGGAAACATCGAGCGAGAACTGCGCGCCCTTCTGTTCCCAGCGCACAGAGATCGGTCCGTGAATTGAGTCATAGCTCGCCTTCACCCAGCCGAGATCCGGCACCGGCTGCGGACGGATCAAGGTGTTCTTAAAACCGGGTGCCGCCGGATCGGAGACGATACCCGCCAGATCGTGATAAAACCACTCGGTGACCTGCCCGAGCATGAAGTGATTGTGCGACGTCTCCAGATTCGCGTCCCACGCCTCGGTGAGCGCCGTCGCGCCTTGTTTCAGTTGGTACGCGTAGCCGGGTTTATCCTCTTGCGTGACCATCTTGTAGATCACGTCGGAGCGGCCGTTGTCCGCCAGCGCGCGCAGCGAATAGCGGAAACCCACATCGCCCGTCGTCGTCGCATAGCCGCGCTGCTCGACGTCTTTCACCAGCGCGGAAAATACACGCGCCCGCTCCGTCGGGGCCGCGATTCCCATCACCAGCGGCAGCGAATTCGCCGCCTGCGAACCCGTCGCGTACGTGCCGCTCTCCGCTTTGAAAAAATGCCGGTTGTAGCTCGCGAGAATCCGCGCCGCCTTCGTCGCATACTCCTTCGCCTCGTCGGCATGACCGAGCAGCGCGGCCGTATCGGCCATCAGCTTCGCATCGAAATAGAAAAACGCCGACGCAGTCACCGGTGGCGGCGTATTCTGCGCCGGTCCCGCCAGCGCAGGCCCGACATCGAACCAATCGCCCAGTCCATCGCTCAGCACATCGTCCTTCGCGCGCCCTTCGAGCCAGGCGAAATAGCGTTTCATCGCGGGATAATACTCACGGAGTAAACCGGCATCGCCCGTGAACTCATACTGCTGCCACGGCACGAGGAAGAACGCCGCACCCCACTCGGCCGCCGCGCGAAACGTGCCTTTGAACACCGTAAACTCCGGCGCGATATTTGGGATCAGTCCGTCATCCGTCTGCCCATCGGCCATGTCGCGGATGCCCTTCGTGAAAATGCGGGCGACGTCATACTCGTAGCGGATCGCGGGACCGTTGAGGTGATACTGCTCGATCCAGCCGAGCTTCTCGCGATGCGGGCAGTCGGAGAGAACGGAAACCATGTTCGAACGCTGCGCCCAGCGCACCAGATCGCGAATGCGGTTGAGCAACGGATTCGAGGTCTCGAACTCCCCAAGCGGTTTCGCGATGGCGTGAACGACCGCCATTTCTAGCGAGACAACCGTCGGCAATTTCGCCGGATCCCCCGGACGCGGAACAGCCGCGATCGTCGGGCGACGTTTGAGATCTTCTGCCGGTACGAAATGCGGCAGCTCCGACTCGTCGCGAAACGTCTCCACCTTCAGGAAGCGGCAGCCGATGTAGTAGAACTGGGGAAACCACTCCTCCTCACCGTCAGTCGCCTTCGTGTACTGCCACCACGCATTGCCACGATTTTTCCCGTCAAAAGTGTTTCGGTTGATCGTGCCGTCCTCGTGGACGACTTCCGACGGCGTGAGCCGCACGATCGATCCCGCCGGTCCGCTCACGCGCAAACGCGGCATGTGCGACGCGTTCTGCCCAAAATCATGAACCACGGTCCCATCGGAAAACGTTTTCGCCGCGACGCTCTTGTGAACATCGATCACACGCAGCGGCTCGCTGCCGACGCCATGTCCGCGCAACTGCCCCGCCGGGCGCAGCAACACCACCGCGCGCTTCCAGTCCTTCGCCGCCGCGAAACCCGGCTCCGCCCAGCCCTTCGGCGCGAGACGCGCGTCATAATCCTCACCGGCGAAAATGTGTCCGACCGTGATCGGCCCGGATTTGAACCTCCACTCATCATTCGTCCCGACTTCCTCGACCGTGCCGTCTTCGTATTCGAGCCGCAGATGCATGATCGCGCGCAACGGCCCAAACGAGCCGGTCAGCTTCGTGAAGCGATCGCGGTGCGCGAGATTGTAGAACCCGTTGCCGAGCACGAAGCCCGCCGCATTCGCGCCAGGCCGCAGCAGCGCAGTCACGTCGTGCGTGTTGTAGAGCACCGTGACGTTGTAGTTCGTCCAGCCCGGCGAGAGCAGATCGTCGCTCACCTTCTTGCCGTTGAAAAACAGTTCGTACTGCCCCAGCCCCGTCGCGTGGACGAGCGCGCGCTTCAAGCCCGGCTTCACGCTGAACGCTCCGCGCAACATCAAAGACTCCGTGGCGGCGGGCGATGCGATCCACGACGCTTTCCACTCTTCCTTCGTGAGAATGCCCATCGTCCAATGCGCAGGCTCGCTCCACGCGGAGGGTTTTCCATCGCGATCCCACGAGCGCACTTTCCAGAAAACCGTCTGCGACGAGACAAGCGCCTTGCCGCCGTAGCTGACGAACGTCGTCCGATCGTTCGCCACGCGTCCGCTGTCCCAAAGATCACCGTCATCGCGTGCGAGCGTCGCCTCGCTCGAAGCGGCAAGGATCTGCCACGCAGTTTGTTTCTGCCCTCGCGCCGTACTCTCGATTTTCCAGAAGAGCCGCGGTTGCGCCGCGTCGATGCCGAGCGGATTCACCGCGTACTCCGTCCGAAGCGCAGCAACTTTGAAATCGCTGCCCGCCGTCGCGACCTCGGCCGCCGTCATCCGAATCAGTGAAAACGAAACGGCCATGCATCCGAGGCCGGCGAGAAAAGCAAAAGGAGGGAAACGCATGGCGAAAAAAAACCTGCGCCCGTTTTCACAGGCGCAGGAGGTTAAACAATACGGGTTAGAACTTGTACGTTGCCGACAAGAAGTAGGCGCGAGGAGGGATGGGCACGATCATGAAGGTCGTGTTGGCGTTCGCAGGACGCGTCGTGAAATTCTGGCGGTTGAACTGGCTGCTCGCGTCACCGTAACCGGCCCAGTTGAGCACACCGTCGCCATCGAAGACGTTGTTCACATTAAAGCTGACCGAGAACCGGTCGCTGAACGCCCAGCTCAGGAAGAGATCGGTCTGATCGTAGGCGGGCAGTTCGAACATATTGGCGATGTTCGCAGGACGCGCGCCCATGTATTTCCACGAGACGTTACCGGTGAATCTGCCGCGCTGGTACTGCGGGGTGAGGTTCACGATCCAGTCCGGGTTGTTGTCGGCATCCTGGCCGCCGATATCGACGATGAAGTCATCGCCAGGACCGTTGCTGCCGAGATTCCAGAACTTCCAGGTCGTCGCTTCGGCCTGCTGCCAGGTCGCTACGGCACGGACACTGAAATGCTCCGTGAACGCGTAATTCGTTTCGAGCTCCACACCGTAGGTCTCGACCGAGCTGTAGAGAGGCTGTAGCGAGTACGTGGTGTTATCCGTGTTGGTGCCGGTGATGGGCGTATTGATGATATCACCCAGCTTGCTGTAGAACGGCGTGATCACCGCGTTGAACGCGCCGCCGCGAAGCTTGTAGCCGACCTCCCACTGCTCCACTTTTTGCGGCACGGTGGCGAAATTGCGGATCGCGAAAGCATTCGTCAGGCCGATGAAGAACGAGAGGTCAGGCGCTTTTTCGCCATTGGTGTAGCGGAGGTACACCGAGTTATTGGGATTGATCGTGTAGTTCAACGCACCGGACAACGAGAGTGTGTCGAGATTACGGTCATAGACCCAGTTGGTCGCGTTGCGGGTGCTGATACGATTGTCGAAGATCGTGAGCGGATTGCCGTCGGCACCGCCGTTGGCCGGATTGAGCGTGCTGTTGGCCTGGCCGGTGTTGTTCAGACCGCTGACTTCGAGATACTCGTAGCGAGCGCCCCAATCGAGCGTGAGGCTCTTGTTGATCTCCCAGTTGTGGCCGAAGAATGCCGACGTCTGCTTCTGGACTGCCTCGTTGAGCGTGTAACCAGAACCCTCTGCGGAGAAACCGTAAGGATTGGTGATCTGGAGCGTCTGGCCCGCGCCGTAAGGACTGCCCGCGGCGGTGATGAGCGTGATGTCCATCGGAGTCGGATTACTGGTCACCGTGGAGACACTGCGGCCGGCCGTGGTGTTGAAGTTATAGGCATCCGAATAAGCGAAAAAGCTGCCGCCCGTGAACAGGTGGCTGCCGACGCGCTTGTTGACCGTGAACTGGTTCATCAGCTCCTTGGCCCAGCGGTCGAAAACGAGGGCGTTGTTGGACCACACGGCGCCATTCACGAGATCCTGGCGGGGCAGGTTGTTTTCCAACACGGTAAGACCGCTCGAACCCGCGCCACCGGAACCGTTATTGGTGCCGGCTGACTGGATACGAGCCATGATCTGGCCGTTCGTGCGGTCCTTGAAGATCCACTCGCCCGCTGGCACCACGCCACCGGTAAGCATGTTCAAATTGCTGAAGAGCGAACCGCGTGTGATGTCACGAAGCGCGACGCTGGCGCTCGTGTTCCACTGCGTGTTGCTGTCGCTCACCTTGAAGTTGTTGCTTATGATCCAGCCGCCAAAATCGTGCGTCCAATCCGCGCCGATCGATTTCTGCACGGAGTGCGCGAGGCTCTCAGGATCGAAGGTACGCTTCAGTCCCGGGGCTTCCGCGACATAGGAGAACTTGCCCGGGCGGTGAAGGTTCGTAGCACTTTGGTCGATCCCGCCGGCAACGCGCGGATCGTTGAAATCGTTGGCCGGGTAGAACTCGAACCAGCCGTTAACGTCGTTGAGGTACTTCGCGTAAAACGTCACCGAGCCCTTACCATAATCTTTGCGAACGTTCAGTTTGATCTGACCGCCATCGTTCATGCTGTAGCCGGGATTACGCGCGCCGTCAGACTTGCGATAGAAACCGCCGATGCTGTACGTCGTGCCCAAGGGACCGGCGCCACCGACCAGGATGTCGGTGCGGTAGTAAGGATTCTCCTCACCTTCCAAGCCGAAGCGCGTGCGCACTTCACCGCCGTAGGTGTCGGTGCCCTTGCGGCTGATATAGTTGAAAACACCGCCGGGCGCATTGGCCGACGTAATCGAGGCACTGCCGCCGCGCACCGCTTCGACGCGCTCGGTCGTCACGTCTGCGCGCAAAAAATAATCCGGGCCCCAGTTGCTGTAACCCACATTGGTCAGCGGGAGGCCGTCCTCCTGCATCGACACATAATAATAACCCATGTCGGCGTTGCTCGCGTTGGCAGAAACGCCGCGCGAATAAACGATGCTGCGGATTTCGCCGAGGGATGAATTCACGTACACGCTCGGCACGTTCAGCAAAAGATCGGCCGCGCTGTTGGGCACCAGCTTCGCGAGCTGCGCCGTGTTCACCGTCGAGACCGAGGCGGTGACATCCATCTTCTTCGTGCGCGTGAACACGCCCGTGACGACGAACTCTGCGAGCTCGATGGTTTCGTCTTTGGAAATCGCGTTCGCATCCGCAGCCGCTTGCGGGACTGCCTGCCCGGGAGCGACTGGCACGCCGCCCGCGCTCTGCTTCGAGGGATCGACCTCGATCGCGATGGAGCCGGTTTTCTCATCCTGGAAAACCGTGAGGCTCGTGCCCGCGAGCATCGTCGCGAGCGCTTCGCGCACCGTAAGCTCGCCCTGCACGGCGTTGGTCTTGATGCCGGCGACCGACTTCGTCGAAAAGATGATCTCCCGCTGCGCCTGTTGCGCGAAGGATTTCAACGTTTGCGCCGCTTCTCCGGCAGGCAGATCGAATTTTATTTTGGTCTCAGTCGCCGCCGAGAGCGATGTCGCACTCAGCAACGCAAACAGCCCGAGGGCTGGAACAGGCGTGATGATTTTAGACGCGCACAGGAACATCCAGGGCCGGGAAAGGCGCCGCACAGGAGTAGTCATTCGTTGGGTAGGGGGTTCGTTACTTGGGATGCGCGCACCGGCGCAAATCCTCTAAATAAATTTTTCAAAAACTGCGCGGCCGGTTTCACACGGCTGATTTTCACCGCGCCTGGCGGGCAGTCGGCGGCACGATCATCGCGCTCGCGCCGGTCAGCGCCGCCGCTTGCGCAGCGTCACCACATTCCCGTTGCGCTCCGCATCCACGCCGAAACCGCCTTCGAGCAGCCGGATGAAGCTCTCGATATTATCCGAACGCAGCGACGCGCTGACCTCGGTGTCGGCGAGCTTCGCATCGTCGATGACCATGCGGATGGGCGCGTTCCTGCGGTTGAATTCATCCACGACCGCCGAGAGACGCGCGTTGGTGAAATCGAGCAGCCGCGAATGCCAGGCGAGTTTCTCGTCGAGGTGGTCCACCCCGATTTTGGCCACGGAGATCGGTGCCTTGCCCGGCTGCATCGGCACCAGCGCGAGTTCGCCTGCCACCACGAGCGGCGCGGCCGCGGAGTCGTCTGGCGATGCCGCAATCCCGTCAGCTTCGACCGCCTGCGACTGCACACGGACTTTTCCTTCAGTCACGATCAACTCTACCGCTTCCGATTCGCGGCGTACATTAAACGCCGTGCCGACCGCGCGAAACTGCACGTCGCCCGTGATCACGATGAACGGACGTGCCGGGTTTTTCGCCACGCGAAACATCGCCTCGCCGCGCTCCAGCCGCACCTTGCGCTCGGTCGCAGTGTACAGCACAGCCACCTCGGCATCGCGGTTCAGCTCAATCACCGTGCCATCGTCGAGTGTGCGCCGCTCGATCGCCGCGATCTGCGCCGGCACGACCGCGGGCACCGCGGCAGGCGCATCGGAGGGGGACGGGCGCAGCAAAAAAAATCCAAACACGACCGCCGCTGCCGCCGCGAGCGCCACCTCGGCCGACCAAAACCACGGACGTCTCCGCTTCAGGCTCCTCGCCCGCTCCGGTTGCGGCGCGAGCAGATCGCGATTGGGCCGGAGCGTGTGCTCGGGCCGCCAGTCCGCGAGCATGTTAAGCCGCGTCCAATTGGCCATTTGCCGGTCGAGTTCCTGGGAGTGACCCGCTTCCGCCATGTACCATTGCAGGAAATCATCCTGCTCGGTCGCGGTGAGTCCGCGCTCCAGGCGCATCACCCAGAGCGCTGCTTCCGTTTCGATTTTTTCCGGCGTCTTCATCGTCTCATCATCGTCCAGGCGCTCACGCCTGCGGACGGTATCTCCTGAAAAATTGCCCGATCTTCTTCAACCCGATCGCCGCCTGGATCTCCACCGTATGCTCCGCGATGCCGAGCTCGGCCGCCGTCTCCTTCTGCGAAAGCCCATAGATCTTCCGCAGCGTGAGGATCTGCCGGCAACGGGTCGGGAGTGATTGGATCGCTTCGGTGAGCATTTCGAGTTCTTGGGCGCGGGCGACGGCGTGCGGCACATCTGCGTCCTCATCTAAGATGCCGGAGCAGTCGATTTCCGCTAAGGAATCTTCCTTCGCCACCTTGCTGTGCCGCACCCGCATCAGCGCCAGATTCCGCGCGATCACGAAAAGATAGGCCTTCGGCGAACGCACTTCCGCGTCCGTCCGAGCGCGCAACACCCGCACAAACGCCTCCTGCACGATATCGTCCACATCCTGCCCGCTGGGAAACTGGCTCGTCAGCCACGCGCGCAGTTGGGGTTCGTGTGGCTGCAAGTTGGCGGAAAACCAACGCGCTACCTCTGGGTCTTGGGGTGGCATCGAAAACGTCTGACGCGCACTTCAACCAACCGATGCGCTCAAGTCCGCAGCAAAAACAAAATTTCCAAAGAAAAATTCCTAGAGGAAATCCCCTCCCCGCGCATCCGCCGCTTCTGGCCCATCCTGAAAATCCCGTTAATCCCATCTAAAACTCCGGCACCCACCCGCGCCGCCTTTCCATCCACGCCCCGCACTTTCAGCTTCCCGCCCTTCGCCCTTCACCCTCAGCCTTTCGCCTCCCACATGTCCGATCTCATCGTCAACGGCGGCAAGCCGCTCTCAGGCACCATCACGCCCTCCGGCAATAAAAACTCTGCGCTGCCCATCGTCTGCGCCACTCTCCTCACCGACGAGCCGGTTCACCTGACCAACGTCCCCGACATCACCGATCTCAACAAGATCGTGAAGTTCATGACCGACCACGGCTCCAAAATCTCCTGGGACCGCACCACCGGCGAGATGCACGTCGACCACTCCGGTTTCCAGAGCGAACTCGTCAGCAACGAGCTCCCGCAGGACATGCGCTCGACCGTCTTGCTTTATCCGGCGCTCCTCCGCCGCCTCAAAAAAATCACCATCAACGCCACCGCCAAAGGCTGCTCCCTCGGCGTCCGCGAGATCGACCCGCACCTCGAAATCTTCTCCAAACTCGGCGCCGTGATCGACGCCGGTGAGCCCCTCGTCATCGCACTCCCCGGCGGTTTCACCGGCAACCGCCATTGGTGCGACTACATGTCCGTCACCGTCACGGAAAATTTCCTGATGGCCGCGTCCGTCGCCAAAGGCACCTCGACTCTCATCAACGCCGCGAGCGAACCACACGTCCAGGACCTCTGCGCCGCGCTCACCGCGATGGGCGCGAAGATCGACGGCATCGGCACCAGCATGCTCCGCGTCGAAGGCGTGGAAAAACTCCACGGCTGCAAAGCCTCCATCGCGACCGACTACCACGAAGTCGTCACCTTCCTCGCCCTCGGCGCCATCACCGGCGGCGAGATCCGCGTGAAAAATTCCCTCCCACACCACTTCGACCTCATCGTTCGCGCCTTCGCGAAACTCGGTGTGATCGTCGAACACGAAGGCGACACCGCCATCGTCCGCCGCAACCAGTCGCTCATCATCGAGCAACCCTTCACGTCCAATCTACTCACGAAAATCGAAGCCGCCCCCTGGCCGTATTTCTCCGTCGATCTCCTCCCGCTGATGATCGCGCTCAGCACCCGCGCCACCGGCACGATCCACTTCTGGAATAAGGTCTACGAAAACGGCTTTTCCTGGATGCCCGAGCTCGCGAAATTCGGCGCCCACGTCCTCGTCAGCGACCCGCACCGCGTAAATGTTTTCGGCTCCCGCCCGCTCCGCCCCGCCGTCGTCGATGCGCCCTACGTGATCCGCGCCGCCATCGCGTTGTACATGGTCGCCGCGAGCATCCCCGGCCGCAGCGTCGTGAAAAACGCCGACACCATCAAACGCGCCCACCCCCGCTTCGTCGAAAACCTCCGCGCCCTCGGCGCCGACGTGGAATGGAAGTGAGCTTGCGCCGTCTCTTCTCAGAGGTAGTTTCCTCACAGTGAGCATCAAGGAACAGGCCATCCGCTTGGTTGAGTCCATGCCGGACAACGTGACATGGGCGCAGGCGCTTGAACGCATTCAGATTGCCGCCGCACTCTCCCGCGCTGAAGCCGAAATCGATTCCGGACGCTTCGCCACCCAAGACCAAGTCGAAGCTCATATCGATTCATGCCTGCGCAAGTTATCTGGGCCCTCAGCAGCCTAGCCGACCTCACCGCCATCGTCAGCTTGATCGCTGCCGATAACCCGGCGGCAGCCCAACGAGTCGCCGCTCAAATCCGGGAGCGAACCCGCCAGCTCGAATCATTTCCTCTGAGCGGTCCTCACTACGACTTCACGCCCACTGGCGAAGTCCGTGAGCTGGTTGTACCGCCTTACCGCATCTTCTATCGCGTCACAGACGACGGCAAAACCGTGAGAATACTCCGCATCTGGCATTCCGCTCGCGGCACACCCGATATCCCGCGAGTTTAGTTCTCTTCATTCTATCTGCCGATCTTCGCTCCGCCTTAGCGCCTTCGCCTCTTTGCGATTCAAATAATCCGCCATGCCCGCTCCTGACTCCTCAGCCGCCAAATCTTCCAGCAAAGACAAAGGCCTGAACTACCTCACGACCACGCTCACCGCGCCCGTCTCCCCCGTCGAAGCCGCGCTGCGCCCGCTCTCCTTCGCCGACTTCACCGGCCAGCCCAAAACCGTCGAACGCCTCCAAGTCATGGTCGGCGCCGCCAAACGCCGCGGCGAAGCCCTCAACCACATTCTCCTCAGCGGACCGCCCGGCCTCGGCAAAACCACGCTCGCCTTCATCCTAGGCAACGAACTCGGCAAAGCCGTTCGCGTCACCTCCGGCCCCGTCATCGAAAAAGCCGGCGACCTCGCCGGACTCCTCACCAACCTCGAAGAAGGCGACATCCTCTTCATCGACGAAATCCACCGCATCCCGAAAACCGTCGAAGAGTACCTCTACTCCGCGATGGAGGATTTCCGCCTCGATATCATGATCGACCAGGGCCCCAACGCCCGCAGCGTCCGCCTCTCGATCCCGAAGTTCACCCTCGTCGGTGCCACCACCCGCGCCGGTCTGCTCACCGCGCCCCTCCGCTCCCGCTTCACACTCCAGACGCGCCTCGACTACTACGACATCCCCACGCTCATGGGCATCGTCCAGCGCAGCTGCGGCCTCCTCAAAGTCTCGATCGACGAAGCCGGTTCCCGCGAAATCGCCGCCCGCTGCCGCGGCACCCCCCGCGTCGCCAACAACCTCATCAACTTCGTCCGCGACTACGCCCAGGAACGCGCCCAAGGCATCATCACCCGCGAAGTCGCCGCCCGCGCCCTCGAACTCCTCGAAATCGACGCCGCCGGCCTCGACGAAATGGACAAACGCATGCTCCGCGTGATGGCCGAAAACTACCGCGGCGGCCCCGTCGGCATGAGCACCATCGCCGTCGCCGTCGGCGAAGAACCCGAGACCCTCGAAGAAGTCCACGAACCCTTCCTCATCCAGGAAGGTTACCTGCAACGTACGCCCCAAGGCCGCATCCTCACGACCAAAGGCTACCACGCCATCGGCCTCAAAGCCGCCGCGGGACAAAGCGGGCAGCAGGGCTCCCTTCTCTAATTCCGAAAATCTCTCAGACGATTCTGATCAACATGCGCTCCCATCTCGCGGCTTTTGGTCTGATGCTATCCAGCGCGGTATTTTCAGAGGCCGATTCTCCGCCTGGCTACAGCCCCGTCGCCGCAAACGAGGACGGCAACATTATCGCGCGAATCGAAGAGATGGATTTTTCCGCGCCTCCCGGGAGTGCCGATGAGAAAGTGCGCATTTCCCTATTCAAATATGATTCTAAGGAGAAGCGCTACGCCCTCTACCGAACCATCCAACACGTTGGTCCAAGCGCGCCAAACCTCATCCTACTCACCCGTAACGCAGAATTTTTGGTAGCGTTCGATTCGTCCGGACAAGTGGGGCGTGGAGAAAGCGTAGTCATCGCCTATACGGGAGAAGGTAAATTTTTGCGGAAGTGGTCTCTTGAGGAGATCCTTTCCAAAGAAGACATCGAAAGCGCTCCAAAGAGTGTTTCATCCACTTGGTGGCGGCGTGAGGCGTATTGTTTCGGAACCGACCAAATGATCGTTCGGGGCCCCGGGGAACGTGAATATAATGTGCGAGCGAGTCCGTACAGCTATGTGCTCGATCTGCATACTCTGGCGTGGAGGAAAGTTCGTTAGAACCTAACTGGTAGTTTAAGCGAGAGCCGACCCTTCCCGTTCTGCACTCTTCGCGCGCTCTGCGATTCAAAACCAAACGCGCCCGAACACACAGCCCTCCTTCGCGCTCCTTGCGGCCTTCGTGTTCAATTGCTTTCTCTCCGTGTCCTCCGCGCCTCTGCGGTGAAATATTCTGAAGCGTTCTGCGCCGACAACACGCTACTTCGCCCGCTTCAAAAACTTCGCCACGGCCTGGCTGCGGGAGTTCACATGCAGCTTCTCGTACATGCGGCGCACATAGGTATCAATCGTCGTCACGCTCACGCCGAGCTGGTCGGCGATTTCCTTGTAGAGATAGCCGTTGGCCAGCAGCTCCAGCACGGACATTTCCCGCGGTGAAAGCACTTCCATGCCTGAGCGCGGCGCGGGCTGCGTGAACGACTGCACGACTTTGCGCGCGATCGAGCAGCTCATCGGTGAACCGCCAACGGCGATCTGCTTGATGGCGGCGAGAAGCTCGGAACGCCGCGTGCCCTTGAGCAGATAACCCGTCGCCCCTGCCGAAAGCGCGTCGAAAATGTGATTCGCGTCGGCGTAGATCGTGAGCATCAAAAACTGCGTGTCCGGCAGCTTCGGCTTCAACGTGCGCACGCATTCGATGCCGTTGATCAGCGGCACGTTGATGTCAGTCAGGACGACATCGGGTTTTTCCTTCGGCAGATTCTCGATCGCGGACTCGGTGTTCGGATGCTCGCTGACAAACTCCAGCGTGCTGGTTTCCAAGATGAGTTCTTTGAGGATCTGCCGGGTGGGGGCATCATCATCGACGATGGAGACACGAAGTTTCATGGCGTGGACGCTGACTGTGAGAGACGGGCGGTGAGCGTGACAACCGTGCCCTGCGGCGTGGCGCGTGCAAAGGTCGCATCACCACCGAGCATCCGCATCCGCGAATGCATGTTTTTCAGCCCGTTGCGGTGCGACGTCGCCTCGATCCCGTCGGGAAGCCCTATGCCGTTGTCCGCGATGGTGATCGTGAGCGTGTGATCGGCGGCGATCACCTCGATCGAAACATCCGTGGCCTGCGCATGCTTAACGACGTTGTTCAGCGCTTCTTTGCAGCTGAGGAAAAGGTGATGCCGGAATTGAGTCGTGAGCGCGTGATGCGGCAGCGACTTCGGAATCTTCACACGACAGCGCAGGCCGGCGTCGGAGCAATAACTCTGCGCATACTCCGCGAGGTAGTTCGCGACACTTTCGAGATCATCGTTGGACGGATTCACCGCCCACACGATCTCGTCCATCGACTGGATGAGATCGCCCACAATGTCGTAGATACGGTCGAGCTGTGACTTCGCTTTATCATGACCGGACTGCGTGAGCAGACTGATGCGCGTGAGCCCGGCGCCGAGATCATCGTGAATATTCTCCGCGATGCGCGTGCGCTCCCGTTCCAGCGCGCGCTCACTCTCCAACTTCGCAAGCTTTTCAATCAACCGCCGATGCGAGACGTGGCGGACCACCACCACGACCACACCCACCGCGAGTGCAGCGGTAAACAAACGAAACCAGAGCGTCTGCCACCACGCCGCCTGCACTTCCACCGTGATCGAATCTGCCGACTCCGCGCCGGGCACGCCGGCGAGAAGCGCCGCGACTTCGAAACGATATTTTCCCGGAGGCAGCCGCGTGTACTTCGCCGCGCCTTCGCGTTCG from Nibricoccus aquaticus includes:
- a CDS encoding sialidase family protein, which encodes MKKSLALLASCLATLSGPLVAAPQHPAIVSSQFIYDTGAYPSVHASTIVETTSGELLAAWFGGTNEKNPDVCIYVARFENGKWTPGVQVADGVQHAGKRYPTWNPVLFQPKDAPLMLFYKVGPSPQTWWGMLITSTDGGRTWSEPRRLPEDVLGPIKNKPVQLADGTILSPSSTESVKDGWRLHVEITPDLGKTWQIVGPLNTKEEFNAIQPSILTHKDGRLQLLSRTKEMIVATNWSSDKGQTWTKTAATGLFMPNSGSDATTLADGRQLLVYNWRSGPAPKETPKVIRDENDEPGPSKKGTRADYGVRYPLNISVSPDGVKWDMAVTLEDEPKPHGYAYPAMIQTKDGLVHVTYTWNREKIKHVVIDPKKL
- a CDS encoding family 78 glycoside hydrolase catalytic domain; protein product: MRFPPFAFLAGLGCMAVSFSLIRMTAAEVATAGSDFKVAALRTEYAVNPLGIDAAQPRLFWKIESTARGQKQTAWQILAASSEATLARDDGDLWDSGRVANDRTTFVSYGGKALVSSQTVFWKVRSWDRDGKPSAWSEPAHWTMGILTKEEWKASWIASPAATESLMLRGAFSVKPGLKRALVHATGLGQYELFFNGKKVSDDLLSPGWTNYNVTVLYNTHDVTALLRPGANAAGFVLGNGFYNLAHRDRFTKLTGSFGPLRAIMHLRLEYEDGTVEEVGTNDEWRFKSGPITVGHIFAGEDYDARLAPKGWAEPGFAAAKDWKRAVVLLRPAGQLRGHGVGSEPLRVIDVHKSVAAKTFSDGTVVHDFGQNASHMPRLRVSGPAGSIVRLTPSEVVHEDGTINRNTFDGKNRGNAWWQYTKATDGEEEWFPQFYYIGCRFLKVETFRDESELPHFVPAEDLKRRPTIAAVPRPGDPAKLPTVVSLEMAVVHAIAKPLGEFETSNPLLNRIRDLVRWAQRSNMVSVLSDCPHREKLGWIEQYHLNGPAIRYEYDVARIFTKGIRDMADGQTDDGLIPNIAPEFTVFKGTFRAAAEWGAAFFLVPWQQYEFTGDAGLLREYYPAMKRYFAWLEGRAKDDVLSDGLGDWFDVGPALAGPAQNTPPPVTASAFFYFDAKLMADTAALLGHADEAKEYATKAARILASYNRHFFKAESGTYATGSQAANSLPLVMGIAAPTERARVFSALVKDVEQRGYATTTGDVGFRYSLRALADNGRSDVIYKMVTQEDKPGYAYQLKQGATALTEAWDANLETSHNHFMLGQVTEWFYHDLAGIVSDPAAPGFKNTLIRPQPVPDLGWVKASYDSIHGPISVRWEQKGAQFSLDVSVPANATATVFVPARDGADVFEGGKAAADRPGVKFLRREGDHALYQVESGSYAFTSQR